TAAGCCGGATGCAGCTTGTCGGCCACGCGGCGCGAGACGATGTCGGCGGTGCCGCCCGGGGCAAAACCGGCGACGACCCTGGCGCTCTCGATGGCCTGCGCCCAGGCCTGCCGGCCGATGCCGGCCAGCAGCGCCGCAGCGCCCGTGGACTGGATGAGGTGGCGACGTGAAAGACTCATGGTGATTTCCTTGGGAAAGGGTGGGCGGACAAACAGGAACATGCCAAACTGCCGGCGGGCTGGCCAGGGCGGCATCAATCATTCTCGCCCGGCAGCCTCTTGGGCGCAGGCCGGTTTTGATGGCCGGCCGCGCCGCTCAGGCCAGGTGGCTGGCCAGGTTGTTGTGCTTGCCTTCATACACCGGCGCGCCTTCGTCGATCTGCAGCGTCAGCCCGACGGCATGTTCAGAAAAGACCTGCGCCAGGTGCGCCTTGCAACTGGCCAGCACCGCGTCGCCGGCGCGCTGGACCATCGCCGCGCCGCGTCCGGGCGTGATGCGCAGGTTCAGGTAGATGAAGGCCCGGCCCGGCTGGCCGTCGGCCACGGCGAAATGCGGCGCCGGCCAGGCCATGACGCGCGTGCCGGCTACCGGAAACAGTGGGCCGCCATCGTCGTGGCGCAGCGCCACCAGCGTGGCGGCCAGGGTGGTGCACAGCGCGCCCATGTCGGCCGTGGCTTCCAGGTTGGCGGTGTATTCGATGTTCAGGTGCGGCATGAAAATTCCAGTTAGAAAGCCAGGCGTCGGAAGGTGCATGCTACAACGCTCCGCGCGCCGCGTGCGGACATGCAGCCGGTCTGCCCAATGATGCGAAGCGGTCAATACACTAGCCGCATGGCCAAAGAAAAAACGATTTACACCTGCACCGAATGCGGCGGCACCAGCCCCCGGTGGCTGGGCAAATGCCCGCATTGCACTGCCTGGAACACGCTGATCGAATCTAGCGCCGAAAACCCCGCCGCTGGAAAAAACCGCTACAGCCCGCAGTTCCAGTCGCTCGCCAAGGCGTGCGAAGTGACCGCGCTGGCCGACATCGAGGCCACCGACATGACGCGCACCCCGACCGGCCACGAGGAGCTGGACCGGGTGCTGGGCGGCGGCATCGTCGAGGGCGGCGTGGTGCTGATCGGCGGCGACCCGGGCATCGGCAAATCGACGCTGCTGCTGCAGGCGCTCGACTCGCTGCAGCGCGCCGGGCTGAACACGCTCTACGTGACCGGCGAGGAAAGCGGCGCGCAGGTCGCGCTGCGCTCGCGCCGCCTGGGGCTGGACGGCTCGCAGGTCAAGGTGATGGCCGAGATCCAGCTCGACAAGATCCTCGCCACGCTGGAGGTGACGCAGCCGGCGGTCGCCGTCATCGACTCGATCCAGACGGTGTATTCGGACCTGCTGACCTCGGCGCCCGGCTCGGTGGCGCAGGTGCGCGAATGCGCGGCGCACCTGACGCGCGCGGCCAAGTCCAGCGGCGTGTGCATCGTGCTGGTCGGCCACGTCACCAAGGACGGCGCGCTGGCCGGCCCGCGCGTGCTGGAGCACATGGTCGATACCGTGCTGTATTTCGAGGGCGACACGCATTCGAGCTTTAGGCTGGTGCGCGCCATCAAGAACCGCTTTGGCGCGGTCAATGAAATCGGCGTCTTCGCCATGACCGAAAAGGGGCTGAAGGGCGTGAGCAACCCGAGCGCGATGTTTTTGAGCCAGCACAGCGAGCCGGTGCCGGGCAGCTGCGTGATGGTGACGCTCGAAGGCACGCGGCCGCTGTTGGTCGAGATCCAGGCGCTGGTCGATGACGGCGGCCCGAATCCGCGCCGGCTCAGCGTCGGCCTGGACCGCGACCGTCTCGCGATGCTGCTGGCCGTGCTGCACCGCCATGCCGGCGTGGCCTGCATGGACCAGGACGTGTTCGTCAATGCCGTGGGCGGCGTGCGCATCAGCGAGCCGGCGGCGGATCTGGCGGTGATGCTGGCGATTGCGTCGAGCCTTCGCGGCAAGGCTCTGCCCAAGGGTTTCCTGGCCTTTGGCGAAGTCGGCCTGGCCGGAGAGGTGCGGCCCGCGCCGCGCGGCCAGGAGCGGCTGAAGGAAGCGGCAAAACTGGGCTTCAGCGTGGCCGTGGTGCCCAAGGCGAATGCGCCGAAAAAGCCGATTGAAGGCCTGACCATCCATGCCGTCGAGCGGATCGAGCAGGCGCTGGACCTGGTGCGCAGCCTGCAGTGAACCCCGGGCCGGATTTGCAGTCAAAGGCACATCATGAAACTCGCGATTATTTCTGACATCCACGGCAACTTGCCGGCGCTGCAGGCGGTGCTGGCCGACATTGCGCGCCAGGGCGTTGACCAGACGCTGAACCTGGGCGATATTTTGAGCGGCCCGCTGCAGCCGCTTGAAACCGCCGAGTTGCTGATGGCGCACGATTTTCCGACGATACGCGGCAACCACGAGCGCCAGCTGCTGGCCTTGCTGGACCCGCCCGCCGGGGCCATTGACCCGGCCACCAGCGACGGTTACGCGGCCAGCCAGATTTCAGCGGCGCAGGCGGCGTGGCTAAAGGCGCTGCCC
This DNA window, taken from Polaromonas hydrogenivorans, encodes the following:
- a CDS encoding 5-carboxymethyl-2-hydroxymuconate isomerase, with translation MPHLNIEYTANLEATADMGALCTTLAATLVALRHDDGGPLFPVAGTRVMAWPAPHFAVADGQPGRAFIYLNLRITPGRGAAMVQRAGDAVLASCKAHLAQVFSEHAVGLTLQIDEGAPVYEGKHNNLASHLA
- the radA gene encoding DNA repair protein RadA, yielding MAKEKTIYTCTECGGTSPRWLGKCPHCTAWNTLIESSAENPAAGKNRYSPQFQSLAKACEVTALADIEATDMTRTPTGHEELDRVLGGGIVEGGVVLIGGDPGIGKSTLLLQALDSLQRAGLNTLYVTGEESGAQVALRSRRLGLDGSQVKVMAEIQLDKILATLEVTQPAVAVIDSIQTVYSDLLTSAPGSVAQVRECAAHLTRAAKSSGVCIVLVGHVTKDGALAGPRVLEHMVDTVLYFEGDTHSSFRLVRAIKNRFGAVNEIGVFAMTEKGLKGVSNPSAMFLSQHSEPVPGSCVMVTLEGTRPLLVEIQALVDDGGPNPRRLSVGLDRDRLAMLLAVLHRHAGVACMDQDVFVNAVGGVRISEPAADLAVMLAIASSLRGKALPKGFLAFGEVGLAGEVRPAPRGQERLKEAAKLGFSVAVVPKANAPKKPIEGLTIHAVERIEQALDLVRSLQ